One window of the Prochlorococcus marinus XMU1411 genome contains the following:
- a CDS encoding Crp/Fnr family transcriptional regulator, with protein MNFHNYGESPSKTVRIITGQTVLIDPSSRPKGTCLEVERGIARVYCPCEETEGMTLAFLQSGDQLRTDLLCSEGVCVEALTDLSFHSNVSIDNNVGYDAVNEWTLQLLRIRHLGNAEQRLQALFSILVNRLGRRCGQWCELPFRLTHERIGELIGSTRVTSTRLISKLRSSDLLIAPIGTQTVSVAPSFIETSPL; from the coding sequence ATGAATTTCCATAATTATGGAGAATCTCCATCTAAAACAGTAAGGATAATAACTGGACAAACCGTTTTAATAGACCCTTCATCGAGGCCAAAAGGTACATGCTTAGAAGTTGAAAGAGGAATAGCTAGAGTTTATTGTCCTTGTGAAGAAACTGAAGGCATGACACTTGCTTTCTTACAATCAGGTGATCAATTAAGAACTGATCTTTTGTGTAGCGAAGGTGTTTGCGTTGAAGCACTTACTGATTTATCTTTTCATAGCAATGTAAGTATTGATAATAATGTTGGTTACGATGCTGTAAATGAGTGGACTTTACAACTCCTTAGAATTAGGCACTTAGGGAATGCAGAACAAAGATTACAAGCTTTATTTTCAATACTAGTAAATCGTTTAGGAAGAAGATGTGGTCAATGGTGTGAGCTGCCTTTTAGGTTAACTCATGAGCGGATAGGTGAATTAATTGGCTCAACACGAGTAACATCAACAAGATTAATTTCAAAATTAAGATCATCTGATTTATTAATAGCCCCAATTGGTACCCAAACAGTTAGTGTTGCTCCCTCTTTTATTGAAACATCACCACTATAA
- a CDS encoding ABC transporter ATP-binding protein translates to MVNKFWLEAKNINCFKDGFRVIKDLNLKIAYSENVILIGPNGSGKSSLIEVINRNIYPVITNESTLKIFDKELINLWELRKRISTVNNDIKNRINPNLQVFDLILSGLYGRYCYISNKSERDLYEVENIMRNMKISKLSRKNFSYLSDGEKQISLIARALINKPNILILDEPIANLDYKSQFFVIDKINELSKLNTKILCVTHNISMITSIYDRVIMLKNGEIIADGPQNKVINNKNLNRLYEIDIEVIKKNGFWNINRLTKGQL, encoded by the coding sequence GTGGTTAATAAGTTTTGGCTCGAAGCGAAAAATATAAATTGTTTTAAGGATGGTTTTAGAGTAATAAAAGATTTAAATTTAAAGATAGCCTACTCAGAGAATGTAATATTAATTGGACCAAATGGTTCAGGTAAATCATCTTTAATAGAAGTAATTAATAGAAACATATACCCAGTAATAACTAATGAATCGACACTAAAGATATTTGACAAAGAACTAATAAATTTATGGGAACTAAGAAAAAGAATAAGTACCGTAAATAATGATATAAAAAATAGAATAAATCCAAATTTACAAGTTTTTGATTTAATTTTAAGTGGACTATATGGAAGATATTGTTATATATCCAATAAATCTGAAAGAGATCTTTATGAGGTAGAAAATATCATGAGAAATATGAAAATATCTAAATTATCAAGAAAAAATTTTTCATATTTATCAGATGGAGAAAAACAAATTTCTCTTATTGCAAGAGCGTTAATCAACAAACCAAATATATTAATCTTGGATGAACCAATTGCAAATTTAGACTATAAATCACAGTTTTTTGTAATTGATAAGATTAATGAATTATCAAAATTAAATACCAAAATATTATGTGTAACCCATAATATTTCAATGATTACTTCAATTTACGATAGAGTAATAATGTTAAAAAATGGTGAGATAATCGCTGATGGACCTCAAAATAAGGTTATAAATAATAAAAATCTAAATAGGTTGTATGAAATTGATATAGAAGTAATTAAAAAAAATGGATTTTGGAATATAAACAGATTAACTAAAGGACAATTATAA
- a CDS encoding Rieske 2Fe-2S domain-containing protein, with translation MENRQINFFKSKDFNTVLKPLKKGTVVKIDSLDIRENQNELKIGLFGWYAICPSKELKKNKLHYFSLYDEPLVIYRDENENVRCIKNICPHRGASFFGGTLSDGVITCPYHGAKFSSGGSCQNLDRITCSHIVDNNYDNYAKRIHLSQYKALEKNGYIFVHFSKKPDTNLNNISEDSPISNYDLSANGFLHDDYAFEEVLVDFKCDWSRIIENHLDILHLFWVHGDTIPDKDVNKNVLVSFNQKINVTPKYIESIYYYKNDPIKEFIRIKYIPPGRILIYKGDPSLARYLQVLDHIPLGNNKARVIVRHYRKFLRNKLLNNLLLFKETQRKIFYKIFDEDYMILKTQTYNHSMGFISKDEIKLLGEDRIINYFWKWYKKSEDKDEPWKNINKAQNLNVYDKVILKYPPEIKKLEIKNNIDIIRKTFLRFAAPLIFFMLII, from the coding sequence ATGGAAAACAGACAAATTAATTTTTTTAAATCAAAAGACTTTAATACCGTTCTTAAGCCATTAAAAAAAGGAACGGTAGTTAAAATTGACTCGTTAGATATTCGAGAAAATCAAAATGAATTAAAAATAGGTTTATTCGGTTGGTATGCAATTTGTCCTTCAAAAGAACTAAAAAAAAATAAACTTCATTATTTTTCACTCTATGATGAGCCTCTAGTTATTTATAGAGATGAGAATGAAAATGTAAGATGCATTAAGAATATTTGTCCACATAGGGGGGCCTCCTTTTTTGGAGGTACACTATCAGATGGTGTGATAACTTGTCCATATCATGGAGCTAAATTCTCATCTGGTGGAAGTTGTCAAAATCTCGATAGGATAACATGTAGTCACATAGTTGATAATAACTACGATAACTACGCCAAAAGAATTCACTTATCTCAATACAAAGCTTTAGAAAAGAATGGATATATTTTTGTACATTTTTCTAAAAAGCCAGATACTAATTTAAACAATATAAGTGAAGATTCACCTATAAGTAACTACGACTTATCCGCTAATGGTTTTTTACATGATGATTATGCATTTGAAGAGGTATTAGTTGACTTTAAATGTGATTGGTCAAGGATAATTGAAAATCATTTAGATATCCTTCATCTTTTTTGGGTTCATGGCGATACAATCCCCGATAAAGATGTTAATAAGAATGTACTAGTTAGTTTTAACCAGAAAATTAATGTTACACCTAAATACATTGAAAGTATTTATTACTATAAAAATGATCCAATAAAAGAATTTATCCGGATAAAGTACATTCCACCTGGAAGAATATTAATTTATAAAGGGGATCCTTCTCTAGCCAGATATTTACAAGTTTTAGATCATATTCCACTAGGAAATAACAAAGCGAGAGTAATAGTAAGACACTATAGGAAATTCTTAAGAAATAAACTACTTAATAATCTCTTGTTATTTAAAGAGACTCAAAGAAAGATTTTTTATAAAATATTTGATGAGGATTATATGATTTTAAAAACTCAAACATATAATCACAGTATGGGATTTATAAGTAAAGACGAAATAAAATTGTTAGGAGAAGACAGAATAATAAATTACTTTTGGAAATGGTACAAGAAATCTGAAGATAAGGATGAACCATGGAAAAATATTAATAAAGCTCAAAATCTCAATGTATACGACAAAGTTATATTGAAATATCCTCCAGAGATAAAAAAATTAGAAATTAAAAATAATATAGATATTATTAGAAAAACATTTTTAAGATTTGCTGCTCCACTTATATTTTTTATGTTAATAATATAA
- a CDS encoding RNA-binding protein, protein MIKRVFTIFILTLLLLFNGPVYSLDTSSKTLEKYTKKISNKFTRTYCNTTKFGISYDGALAFAIGETNKEFKNNKLNKFIDYSLLKNSIVNDLENNCQVYDFAISNLENLKFN, encoded by the coding sequence ATGATCAAAAGAGTTTTTACGATATTCATTTTAACTTTGCTTCTTCTATTTAATGGTCCCGTTTACTCATTAGATACTTCCTCTAAAACTCTTGAAAAGTATACTAAAAAGATTTCTAATAAGTTTACTAGAACTTATTGCAACACTACCAAATTCGGGATTTCTTATGATGGAGCTTTGGCATTTGCTATTGGAGAGACTAATAAGGAATTTAAAAATAATAAACTCAATAAGTTTATAGATTATTCTCTATTAAAAAATTCAATAGTTAATGATTTAGAAAATAATTGCCAAGTTTATGATTTTGCCATTAGTAATTTAGAAAATTTAAAATTCAACTAG
- the urtE gene encoding urea ABC transporter ATP-binding subunit UrtE, with amino-acid sequence MKNLLEIKSLNTYYGESHILRDVDLNVQSGEMVCLIGRNGVGKTTLLKSLIGLLRQKKGDIYLIGENINRKAPHQRARKGMAYVPQGREIIPYLSVEENLMLGMESLPGGLSKNKKIDPFIYDLFPILKDFLQRKGGDLSGGQQQQLAIARALLGKPKLLLLDEPTEGIQPNIVLDIENAINKIIKDTGIGVLLVEQHLHFVRQANRYYAMQRGGIVASGNTRELSQAVIDKFLSV; translated from the coding sequence ATGAAAAACTTACTGGAAATTAAATCATTGAATACATATTATGGGGAAAGTCATATTCTCAGAGATGTAGATTTAAACGTTCAATCAGGAGAAATGGTTTGCTTGATTGGAAGAAATGGAGTTGGCAAAACAACTTTATTGAAATCACTTATTGGTTTGTTAAGACAAAAAAAAGGGGATATTTATTTGATTGGCGAAAATATCAATAGAAAAGCACCTCATCAGAGGGCGAGGAAAGGAATGGCTTACGTTCCTCAAGGGAGAGAAATCATTCCATACCTATCAGTTGAAGAGAATCTTATGTTAGGAATGGAGTCGTTGCCAGGTGGATTATCTAAGAACAAGAAAATAGATCCATTTATTTATGATCTCTTCCCAATCCTAAAAGATTTTCTACAAAGGAAAGGTGGAGATCTCAGTGGTGGACAACAACAGCAACTAGCTATTGCAAGAGCATTGCTGGGGAAACCTAAACTACTATTACTTGACGAACCAACGGAAGGTATACAGCCAAATATAGTTTTAGACATAGAAAATGCAATCAATAAGATAATTAAAGATACAGGAATTGGTGTTTTATTAGTAGAACAACACTTGCATTTTGTAAGACAAGCCAATAGATATTATGCGATGCAACGAGGAGGTATTGTTGCTAGCGGAAATACTCGTGAGTTGAGTCAAGCAGTTATAGATAAGTTCTTAAGTGTTTAA
- the urtD gene encoding urea ABC transporter ATP-binding protein UrtD codes for MNNKDLLNLIDITVSFEGFLALNKLNLNLKKGELRAVIGPNGAGKTTFLDVITGKVKPTKGEVIFKGKSIVGRKEHKIARLGVGRKFQSPRIFENLTVKENLEISVSTPKSPLNLINKNIKDEQLNEIERLMKIINLAQKVDSKAGSLSHGQKQWLEIAMLVGQKPDLMLVDEPVAGLTDEETDLTADLLKSLSGENTVVVIDHDMEFIRRLDSNVSVLNQGTVLCEGTMETIQKDQKVIDVYLGRPED; via the coding sequence ATGAATAATAAAGATCTTCTAAATTTAATAGATATTACTGTAAGTTTCGAGGGTTTTTTAGCTCTCAACAAACTTAATTTAAATTTAAAGAAAGGAGAATTAAGAGCTGTAATAGGACCCAACGGAGCAGGTAAAACAACATTTCTTGATGTAATAACTGGAAAGGTTAAGCCAACAAAAGGTGAAGTAATTTTCAAAGGAAAATCTATAGTAGGTAGAAAGGAGCATAAGATTGCTCGACTTGGAGTAGGAAGAAAGTTCCAAAGTCCAAGAATCTTTGAAAATCTAACAGTTAAAGAAAATCTTGAAATATCAGTGTCAACTCCTAAAAGTCCCTTAAACCTCATAAATAAAAATATTAAGGATGAGCAGCTTAATGAGATTGAACGTCTTATGAAGATTATCAATTTAGCTCAAAAAGTTGATTCTAAAGCTGGTTCTTTATCACATGGCCAAAAACAATGGCTCGAGATAGCCATGTTAGTAGGACAGAAGCCAGATTTAATGTTAGTTGATGAACCTGTTGCTGGTTTAACTGATGAAGAAACTGATCTTACAGCTGATTTATTAAAATCATTATCAGGAGAAAATACTGTAGTGGTAATAGATCACGATATGGAATTCATAAGAAGACTTGATAGTAATGTTTCAGTATTAAATCAAGGCACAGTATTATGCGAGGGGACAATGGAAACTATACAAAAGGACCAAAAAGTTATTGATGTTTATCTAGGAAGGCCTGAGGATTAA
- the urtC gene encoding urea ABC transporter permease subunit UrtC, producing the protein MSLSKFKFDKRIVLSFWIILIALIIAAPTLLPVFRLNLLGRYLSLSIVALGVDLIWGYTGLLSLGQGIFFALGGYCAAMYLQITSSSEFPNNIPEFFALYGVEKLPFFWEPFKSPIFTFFAIWIIPALVAGLIGFLVFRNRIKGVYFSILTQASLLVFFNFFNGQQKLINGTNGLKTDVTQLFGQMVGSEYMQRIFFWITAILVIAAWFFAKWVVRGRFGNILIGIRDDEPRVRFTGYNPVIFKTIVFSIAGGLAGISGALYTVQSGIVSPQFMTVPFSIEMVIWVAVGGRGTLLGAILGAVFINYAKSLVSEALPASWMFIQGGLFILVVTALPEGVLGWIQGDGPRNLLQRFGLKRKIETYPSLEVNNKEGDNE; encoded by the coding sequence ATGTCTCTTAGTAAATTTAAATTTGATAAAAGAATAGTATTATCATTCTGGATAATTTTAATAGCTCTAATTATTGCAGCACCAACCCTACTCCCTGTATTTAGACTAAATCTTCTTGGTAGATACTTATCTTTGTCCATAGTTGCTCTTGGTGTAGATCTTATCTGGGGATATACAGGTTTACTAAGTCTTGGACAAGGTATATTTTTTGCATTAGGTGGATATTGTGCAGCAATGTATTTGCAAATAACAAGCTCATCTGAATTCCCAAATAATATTCCTGAATTTTTTGCTTTATATGGTGTTGAAAAATTGCCTTTTTTCTGGGAACCGTTTAAATCGCCAATTTTTACCTTCTTCGCTATCTGGATAATTCCAGCATTGGTTGCGGGATTAATTGGATTTCTTGTTTTCAGGAATCGAATCAAAGGGGTTTATTTTTCTATACTTACTCAAGCTTCTCTTCTTGTATTCTTTAACTTTTTTAATGGACAACAAAAACTTATAAATGGAACAAATGGATTAAAAACAGATGTAACACAATTATTTGGTCAGATGGTAGGTTCTGAGTACATGCAAAGAATATTCTTTTGGATAACTGCCATACTAGTAATAGCCGCATGGTTCTTTGCAAAGTGGGTAGTTAGAGGAAGATTTGGAAATATTCTTATAGGAATACGAGATGACGAACCAAGAGTTAGGTTTACAGGATATAACCCAGTTATATTCAAGACGATAGTATTTTCTATTGCTGGAGGTCTCGCTGGAATTTCGGGAGCTTTATATACTGTTCAGTCTGGAATAGTATCACCTCAATTTATGACAGTTCCTTTTTCTATAGAAATGGTTATATGGGTTGCTGTTGGAGGTAGGGGAACATTATTAGGAGCAATACTAGGAGCAGTTTTCATCAACTACGCAAAAAGTCTAGTAAGTGAAGCTTTACCTGCTAGCTGGATGTTTATCCAAGGAGGCTTATTTATTTTAGTTGTAACAGCTCTGCCAGAAGGAGTTTTAGGATGGATTCAAGGAGATGGTCCTAGGAATCTTCTTCAAAGATTTGGTTTGAAAAGGAAGATTGAAACCTATCCAAGCTTAGAAGTTAACAATAAGGAGGGGGATAATGAATAA
- the urtB gene encoding urea ABC transporter permease subunit UrtB, with the protein MELLLDSLFNGVAIGSVLLVAALGLAIVFGLMGVINLAHGELMMVGAYTTYVTQLIFKLPILKPFYNSYIIVSIFLAFVVSGVVGILLEKTIIRKLYGSPLETLLATWGVSLILQQFVRSVPLAYGTGLVISLIIGLFLPATFPPKIKESINFKYFKFSSWILAALTGVLTGSVISSTVSKLSRASARNVDVTAPSWMRGQVEILGTAFPKTRLMIIVITLISVIAITLFLNQSAWGMRIRAVTQNRQMSDCLGISTEKVDIITFGIGSGLAGVAGVAVSLLGSVGPNVGGNYIVGCFMVVVLGGVGNLLGTVLASFGIGIMTDLIGAGRLLSIWPDMPLSLSNTINFFATTSMARVMIFALIVIFLQFKPTGLFPQKGRMVEN; encoded by the coding sequence TTGGAGTTACTTCTCGACAGTCTTTTTAATGGTGTTGCGATCGGATCTGTACTACTTGTTGCTGCATTAGGTCTTGCGATTGTTTTTGGTCTTATGGGTGTTATTAATCTTGCCCATGGAGAACTTATGATGGTTGGGGCTTATACAACATACGTTACGCAATTAATTTTCAAATTACCTATATTAAAACCCTTCTACAATTCATACATAATAGTTTCAATTTTCCTTGCTTTTGTTGTTAGTGGAGTAGTAGGTATTTTACTGGAAAAAACTATAATAAGGAAGCTTTATGGAAGTCCACTAGAAACTCTTCTCGCAACTTGGGGCGTTAGCTTAATTCTTCAACAATTTGTCAGAAGTGTACCATTGGCTTATGGGACCGGTCTAGTTATAAGTCTTATAATTGGTTTATTTTTACCAGCAACTTTTCCTCCAAAAATAAAAGAATCAATAAATTTCAAATATTTTAAATTTAGTTCTTGGATATTAGCTGCTTTAACTGGGGTTCTCACTGGTAGCGTTATTTCATCCACTGTAAGCAAACTAAGTAGAGCGAGTGCTCGTAATGTTGATGTAACAGCCCCCTCATGGATGAGAGGTCAAGTAGAAATTTTAGGAACTGCATTTCCTAAAACAAGATTAATGATAATTGTAATTACACTTATCTCTGTAATAGCAATAACATTATTTCTAAACCAAAGTGCTTGGGGCATGCGTATTAGAGCAGTTACTCAGAACAGACAAATGAGTGACTGCCTTGGTATATCTACTGAAAAAGTGGATATAATTACCTTCGGAATAGGATCTGGCTTGGCAGGAGTTGCTGGAGTAGCAGTATCACTATTAGGTTCTGTAGGACCAAATGTTGGCGGAAATTATATAGTTGGTTGTTTTATGGTTGTAGTACTGGGAGGAGTAGGAAATTTATTAGGAACAGTACTTGCTTCCTTTGGAATTGGAATAATGACGGATTTAATTGGAGCTGGAAGGCTCTTATCAATATGGCCAGATATGCCTTTATCACTCTCAAACACAATCAACTTTTTTGCGACAACAAGTATGGCAAGAGTAATGATATTTGCATTAATAGTTATATTCTTGCAATTTAAACCCACAGGTTTATTTCCTCAAAAAGGCAGGATGGTGGAAAACTAA
- the urtA gene encoding urea ABC transporter substrate-binding protein, which translates to MRISRRILAGLATASLAVTATSCGGGGTSGSFDDTVTVGILHSLSGTMAISESTLVDTEKMAIEEINASGGVKVGGKSYKIEYIVEDGASDWPTFAEKSKKLIDQDGVPVVFGGWTSASRKAMLPVYESKDAFLYYPIQYEAQECSNNIFYTGATPNQQSEPATDFMYKRSPAAGGDFFLVGSDYVFPRTSNTITKAQVKQLGGKVVGEDYLPLGNTEVAPIISKIKKALPEGGIIINTLNGDQNVAFFKQIQDAGITPSSGYYVMNYSIAEEEISTIGPEFLEGHYGAWNYMMSIDTPASKKFAKSFKKRWGADRVVADPQESAYNMVYLWKQAVEDAGTFDDNAVREALVGQKFDAPQGPVEVMPNHHLSQTVRIGEINAEGGFTILEETGVVLPQAWNQKHPSSKGFACDWTDPSKGEKYKL; encoded by the coding sequence ATGAGAATTTCAAGGCGTATTCTGGCAGGTTTAGCTACTGCCTCACTTGCTGTTACAGCTACTTCATGTGGTGGAGGTGGAACCTCCGGAAGTTTCGATGACACAGTAACCGTTGGTATTTTACATTCTTTATCTGGAACAATGGCGATTTCTGAATCAACACTTGTTGATACTGAAAAAATGGCTATTGAAGAGATAAATGCTTCTGGTGGCGTAAAAGTTGGCGGCAAAAGCTACAAAATAGAATACATAGTTGAAGATGGTGCTTCTGACTGGCCAACCTTTGCTGAAAAATCCAAGAAACTTATAGATCAAGACGGAGTTCCTGTTGTATTTGGTGGTTGGACATCTGCAAGTAGAAAGGCAATGTTACCAGTCTACGAATCAAAAGATGCCTTCCTCTACTACCCAATTCAATATGAAGCCCAAGAATGTTCTAACAACATTTTCTACACAGGAGCTACACCAAACCAGCAGTCAGAACCTGCTACAGATTTCATGTATAAACGTTCTCCAGCAGCTGGTGGAGATTTCTTCCTTGTTGGTTCTGACTATGTATTCCCAAGAACTTCAAACACAATCACAAAAGCACAGGTCAAACAGTTAGGAGGTAAAGTTGTTGGAGAAGATTACCTTCCATTAGGAAATACTGAAGTTGCTCCAATTATCTCAAAAATCAAAAAGGCGCTTCCTGAAGGTGGAATAATCATTAATACACTTAATGGTGACCAAAACGTTGCATTCTTCAAACAGATTCAAGACGCAGGTATCACTCCTTCAAGTGGCTACTACGTAATGAATTATTCAATTGCTGAAGAAGAGATTAGTACAATTGGTCCTGAGTTCCTTGAAGGTCACTACGGCGCTTGGAACTACATGATGTCAATTGATACTCCTGCATCTAAGAAATTTGCTAAAAGTTTCAAGAAAAGATGGGGAGCAGATCGTGTTGTAGCTGATCCTCAAGAATCTGCTTATAACATGGTTTACTTATGGAAACAAGCAGTTGAGGATGCTGGAACTTTCGACGACAACGCAGTAAGGGAAGCACTAGTTGGACAAAAGTTTGATGCCCCACAAGGTCCAGTTGAAGTTATGCCTAACCATCACTTATCTCAAACAGTAAGAATTGGAGAGATTAATGCAGAAGGTGGCTTTACAATTCTTGAAGAGACAGGAGTTGTTCTTCCTCAAGCATGGAACCAAAAGCATCCAAGTTCAAAAGGATTTGCATGCGATTGGACAGATCCCTCAAAAGGAGAAAAGTATAAGCTTTAA
- the ureG gene encoding urease accessory protein UreG, giving the protein MSSKLRVGVAGPVGSGKTALLETLCLSLKNNYEIAVVTNDIYTKEDANFLINKKVLEEGRIIGVETGGCPHTAIREDCSLNKNAVLDLENKYNPLDFVFVESGGDNLASSFSPELVDLSIYVIDVSAGDKIPRKGGPGITRSDLLLINKIDLADMVGADLNIMKSDTEFMRKGKPWFFTNLSSGKGVEQITHFLESHLPNNQN; this is encoded by the coding sequence ATGAGCAGCAAATTGAGAGTAGGAGTTGCTGGCCCTGTAGGTTCAGGGAAAACTGCATTATTAGAGACTCTATGCTTAAGCCTGAAAAATAATTACGAGATAGCTGTTGTTACCAATGATATCTACACAAAAGAAGATGCTAACTTTCTAATAAATAAAAAAGTTTTAGAGGAAGGAAGGATTATTGGTGTGGAAACAGGAGGTTGTCCCCATACAGCGATAAGAGAGGATTGTTCCCTAAATAAAAATGCAGTTTTAGATTTAGAAAATAAATATAATCCTTTAGATTTTGTTTTTGTAGAAAGTGGAGGTGACAATTTAGCATCTAGTTTTAGTCCAGAACTTGTAGATTTATCAATATATGTGATTGATGTATCTGCTGGAGACAAAATCCCTAGAAAAGGGGGACCAGGGATAACAAGGTCAGATTTATTACTAATAAACAAAATTGACTTAGCAGATATGGTTGGTGCAGATTTAAATATTATGAAAAGTGATACGGAATTTATGAGAAAAGGGAAACCTTGGTTTTTTACCAACCTTAGTAGCGGCAAAGGTGTTGAACAAATAACTCATTTTTTAGAATCACATCTACCCAACAATCAAAACTAG
- a CDS encoding urease accessory protein UreF has translation MSKSHLLKYLLISPNLPVGGFCYSEGLESYLNNKDLKDSNSVKELIISELKIGQIRLDAKLLLDFFDIFNELNQGKNLKSNLHKLLSLDKWILSSKDSVEIREQQTQMSKSLFDLNKEFGYEYPYKKHKKNSWPLAWSWACYCFEITKLEMVENFFYSWSANQLSAALRIIPVGSTKAQLIQRDLLAIISKVSKEIMDKEIDDIYFGNVGLAMAQQNHNDLYTKLFRN, from the coding sequence ATGAGTAAAAGTCACTTATTAAAATATCTATTAATAAGCCCTAACTTACCAGTTGGAGGATTTTGTTATTCCGAGGGATTAGAGAGTTACCTAAATAATAAAGATTTAAAAGACTCAAATTCGGTAAAAGAATTAATCATAAGTGAACTAAAAATTGGTCAGATCAGACTAGATGCAAAACTATTATTAGATTTTTTTGATATTTTCAATGAGTTAAACCAAGGCAAAAATTTAAAAAGTAATTTGCATAAGTTATTGAGTTTGGATAAATGGATCCTCTCATCAAAAGACTCAGTCGAGATAAGAGAACAACAAACTCAAATGTCAAAATCTCTCTTTGATTTAAACAAAGAATTTGGATATGAATATCCATATAAAAAACATAAAAAAAACTCCTGGCCTTTAGCGTGGAGCTGGGCTTGTTATTGTTTTGAAATTACTAAGTTAGAAATGGTTGAGAATTTTTTCTATTCCTGGAGTGCGAACCAACTTAGTGCAGCATTAAGGATTATTCCTGTTGGTTCAACAAAAGCACAATTAATTCAAAGAGATTTATTAGCAATTATTTCAAAAGTTTCTAAAGAAATTATGGACAAAGAAATTGATGACATCTATTTTGGCAATGTAGGTTTAGCTATGGCACAACAAAATCATAATGACCTTTATACAAAACTTTTTAGAAATTAA
- the ureE gene encoding urease accessory protein UreE, with translation MRMNKQIVVTDWIKKKPRLGSFLKLTLSSDERRILRGKRLTDCDQEIILQLPRDGKLNDGDILSTNVSNFYVEIIAKKENLIEISSNSKIELIKTAYHLGNRHVEVEIEEDILLTKGDYIIENMLKNFNIDIVNTQKKFFPERGAHSHE, from the coding sequence ATGAGAATGAATAAACAAATAGTTGTAACTGATTGGATTAAGAAAAAACCTCGACTAGGTTCGTTTTTAAAACTTACCCTAAGTTCAGATGAAAGAAGAATTTTACGAGGTAAAAGATTAACTGATTGTGATCAAGAAATAATTTTACAATTACCTAGAGATGGCAAATTAAATGATGGAGATATTCTTTCAACAAATGTGTCCAATTTTTATGTAGAGATAATTGCAAAAAAAGAAAATTTAATTGAAATAAGTTCTAATTCTAAAATTGAACTTATTAAAACTGCTTATCACTTAGGAAATAGGCATGTAGAAGTAGAAATTGAAGAAGATATTCTTCTAACAAAAGGTGATTACATAATTGAAAATATGCTTAAAAATTTTAATATTGATATCGTAAATACTCAGAAAAAATTTTTTCCGGAAAGAGGTGCCCACAGCCATGAGTAA